A genomic segment from Methanolobus zinderi encodes:
- a CDS encoding AMP-binding protein: MTFTDDTIGDFFEKQVKNDPDREFIIYPDRDLRFTYKEFDERVNMLAKGLLEIGIKKGDHVGIWATNVPDWLTFLFATAKIGVVLVTVNTAYRIHEVEYLMKQADLKAIAIIDGFRDVSYIETIYELVPELKTQSRGNLKSEKFPHLKNVIFIGQEKHRGMYNTRELFLLGQQRSDEDIHEIMSTLDKDDVINMQYTSGTTGFPKGVMLTHYNILNNGYYIGERQKFTQDDRLCLPVPLFHCFGIVLGVLATLTHGGTLVMLELFDPLMVLAAVQKEKCTALYGVPTMFIAEFSHPMFEMFDLSSLRTGIMAGPPCPIEAMKRVINDMHCKDITIAYGLTEASPVFTQTSTDDSIERRVSTVGTSMPDIKVKIIDPETGEIVEPDVPGEICCRGYNVMKGYYKMPEMTEKAIDEDGWLHSGDIATVDEDGYYKITGRIKDMIIRGGENIYPREIEEFLFTMPGIKDVQVVGIPDEKYGEIVGAFVITSDGTDITEADVRDYSIARIARYKVPKHVFFVEEYPLTASGKVQKFKLRDMAVDLLKEKQS, translated from the coding sequence ATGACTTTTACTGATGATACAATTGGTGATTTTTTCGAAAAACAGGTCAAAAATGATCCTGACAGGGAATTCATAATCTACCCTGACAGGGACCTGAGATTCACCTATAAGGAATTCGACGAACGGGTCAATATGCTGGCCAAGGGCCTGCTTGAGATCGGAATAAAAAAGGGTGACCATGTAGGTATATGGGCTACCAACGTGCCTGACTGGCTTACATTCCTGTTCGCAACGGCAAAGATAGGTGTTGTCCTTGTTACAGTCAACACCGCATACAGGATACATGAAGTAGAGTATCTCATGAAGCAGGCCGATCTGAAAGCCATTGCCATAATCGACGGTTTCAGGGACGTAAGCTATATCGAGACGATCTACGAACTTGTTCCCGAACTCAAAACCCAGAGCCGTGGGAACCTGAAGAGTGAAAAGTTCCCACATCTGAAGAATGTCATTTTCATCGGTCAGGAAAAACACAGGGGAATGTACAATACCCGTGAGCTCTTCCTGCTGGGACAGCAAAGAAGTGACGAGGATATCCATGAGATAATGAGTACACTCGACAAAGATGATGTCATCAACATGCAGTACACCTCAGGTACAACAGGATTCCCGAAGGGTGTAATGCTGACACACTACAATATCCTCAACAACGGATACTATATCGGTGAGCGCCAGAAGTTCACCCAGGATGACAGGCTCTGTCTTCCGGTCCCACTCTTCCACTGTTTCGGGATAGTACTCGGAGTGCTTGCAACCCTGACCCACGGCGGAACGCTGGTCATGCTCGAGCTCTTTGACCCTCTCATGGTGCTGGCTGCGGTCCAGAAAGAGAAATGTACTGCACTCTATGGTGTGCCGACAATGTTCATTGCCGAGTTCAGCCACCCGATGTTCGAGATGTTCGACCTCTCATCCCTCAGGACAGGTATCATGGCAGGACCACCGTGTCCCATTGAGGCAATGAAACGTGTTATCAACGATATGCACTGTAAGGATATCACCATCGCGTACGGACTTACCGAAGCATCACCTGTCTTCACCCAGACCAGCACTGATGATTCTATCGAGCGCCGTGTGAGTACGGTGGGAACCTCCATGCCTGATATAAAAGTAAAGATCATCGACCCCGAAACCGGAGAAATTGTCGAACCCGACGTACCTGGTGAGATATGCTGTCGTGGTTACAATGTCATGAAAGGATACTACAAGATGCCTGAAATGACAGAAAAGGCAATAGATGAGGATGGATGGCTGCACAGCGGTGATATTGCGACTGTGGATGAAGACGGCTATTACAAGATCACAGGTCGTATCAAGGACATGATCATCCGTGGCGGGGAGAACATCTATCCCAGGGAGATCGAGGAATTCCTGTTCACCATGCCCGGTATCAAGGACGTACAGGTGGTCGGTATTCCCGATGAAAAATACGGGGAGATCGTTGGTGCTTTTGTTATCACTTCCGATGGTACCGATATCACTGAGGCGGACGTCCGCGACTACAGTATTGCAAGGATAGCGCGCTACAAGGTGCCCAAGCATGTGTTCTTCGTGGAAGAATATCCGCTTACAGCAAGCGGCAAGGTCCAGAAGTTCAAGCTAAGGGATATGGCAGTTGATCTGCTGAAGGAAAAACAGAGCTGA
- a CDS encoding DUF2341 domain-containing protein, with the protein MIQRIVVYTLVSLLFLLAFTQVGAALTYSGGGEWNYSEEITISENSGQNLVNYQVLLILNSSNFDFSLAESEGEDIRFTSGDTQLKHWVEEWDAEDETARVWVRVPYIAANGNARIEMYYGNPDASDVSSGPSTFELFDDFSNFNINFGKWDQYYTGGGEVDVTGGTLQLIVPKFHPEDVAQVKSDDDFPVNSMLVVKRKKVTTGSDTRGPIIEQGFVDPNNQNRNQVIVRTELENETYVSWVLENEKSDARYFPKDTASLNVAEDTWYTTGVAWYMVDELGRVAFFENGERVGSMDLASTEEENYVPVEEMKAYLFASTYSDVSKNMGYAAFDYAYVRKFVSDEPTVSISGTTASEEEAKLSENTSSETTPAPVKINVTPPDGKINAVRIFDAAGYNDSMVADMRESGLNMVMLRVTPDNIWGLERFVKNAHDNDMLVYAMILSDPTGVTEDNSASVQETVSAITDYNNKSLARYDGISIALNPCAEDSEAACEDNLMLVEGIRESTDNSLPLAVDVPFSYDRSSIGEVADYVELFVILTYDAEGDSLDSTADIVDSVAAKMGEVRAAGGDALISVAVDDGFMTDDNVQELLEGLQDYYAQDSAFMGTEIVVYSEYLDYIEATTGSTEESGPIPGIPGFGIVLAVAAVITMVFMMRKE; encoded by the coding sequence TTGATACAAAGAATTGTAGTATATACACTTGTTAGTTTGTTATTTTTACTTGCATTTACGCAGGTAGGTGCCGCATTAACATATTCGGGAGGAGGAGAGTGGAATTATTCTGAAGAAATTACAATCTCGGAGAATTCCGGTCAGAACCTTGTAAATTACCAGGTACTTCTCATTCTGAACAGCTCCAACTTCGACTTTTCCCTGGCTGAATCCGAAGGTGAGGACATCCGTTTCACCTCAGGTGATACGCAGCTCAAACACTGGGTTGAGGAATGGGATGCAGAGGATGAAACTGCACGTGTCTGGGTAAGAGTGCCATATATCGCTGCCAACGGGAATGCAAGAATAGAAATGTATTATGGTAATCCTGATGCAAGCGACGTAAGTTCAGGTCCTTCCACCTTTGAACTCTTCGATGATTTCAGCAATTTCAATATCAATTTCGGTAAATGGGACCAGTACTATACCGGCGGGGGTGAGGTTGACGTGACAGGAGGTACTCTCCAGCTTATAGTTCCGAAATTCCACCCCGAAGATGTCGCACAGGTAAAATCCGATGATGATTTTCCTGTTAACTCAATGCTCGTTGTAAAAAGAAAAAAGGTCACAACAGGATCTGATACCCGCGGACCGATAATAGAGCAGGGATTTGTGGATCCCAATAATCAGAACCGAAATCAGGTAATTGTTCGTACCGAACTTGAGAACGAGACATATGTATCCTGGGTGCTTGAGAATGAGAAAAGTGATGCACGATACTTCCCGAAGGACACCGCTTCCCTGAACGTAGCCGAAGACACATGGTATACTACAGGTGTTGCCTGGTATATGGTGGATGAACTAGGCAGGGTTGCTTTCTTTGAGAATGGTGAGAGAGTGGGCAGTATGGATCTGGCATCCACCGAGGAAGAGAACTACGTACCTGTTGAAGAAATGAAAGCATATCTCTTTGCAAGCACTTATTCCGATGTTTCGAAGAATATGGGATATGCAGCCTTTGACTATGCATATGTGCGTAAGTTCGTATCTGATGAGCCAACTGTCAGCATTTCCGGTACTACTGCGTCTGAAGAGGAAGCAAAACTTTCCGAGAATACCAGTTCTGAGACAACTCCCGCACCCGTGAAGATCAATGTCACACCCCCCGACGGCAAGATAAATGCCGTCAGGATCTTTGATGCAGCCGGGTACAATGACTCGATGGTTGCTGATATGAGGGAAAGCGGCCTTAATATGGTAATGCTGAGAGTGACTCCTGATAACATATGGGGTCTTGAGAGATTCGTAAAGAATGCTCATGACAATGATATGCTTGTCTATGCCATGATACTCAGTGATCCCACAGGTGTCACAGAGGATAACTCTGCATCTGTACAGGAGACCGTATCTGCAATCACTGATTATAATAATAAGTCGCTGGCACGCTATGACGGGATAAGTATTGCACTGAACCCGTGTGCTGAAGATTCGGAGGCTGCCTGTGAGGACAATCTGATGCTGGTTGAGGGCATACGTGAGAGCACGGATAATTCCCTGCCACTTGCGGTAGACGTGCCTTTTTCATATGACAGGTCGTCAATTGGGGAGGTAGCGGATTATGTTGAACTGTTTGTGATCCTTACCTATGATGCAGAGGGTGATTCACTGGATTCGACTGCTGATATCGTGGATTCCGTTGCAGCCAAGATGGGTGAGGTAAGGGCTGCAGGCGGGGATGCGCTGATCAGTGTAGCAGTCGATGATGGTTTCATGACGGATGACAATGTGCAGGAGCTGCTTGAAGGATTGCAGGACTATTATGCACAGGATTCCGCGTTCATGGGTACCGAGATCGTGGTCTATAGTGAGTATCTCGATTATATAGAGGCAACCACAGGCAGTACCGAAGAAAGTGGTCCGATACCGGGTATTCCGGGATTTGGTATTGTTCTGGCTGTTGCTGCTGTAATCACAATGGTATTTATGATGAGAAAAGAATGA
- the nudC gene encoding NAD(+) diphosphatase — protein sequence MIRECILSELDFLPLLTPPEKQGKDSDHYFVFKDREILLISDEDSIFLPSADHLSSLGVDLQREQYLGEFRNSSCFAAKIADDFAENDSIIFEDLRKLPGIIGESMAAVAGRAVHLLEWDFNTLYCGRCSTATFRKEDERAKQCPDCGLLFFPKISPAIIVMIEKDDRILMARSPHFPSGRYGLIAGFVEPGESIEEAVVREVMEEVGLCITDISYFGSQPWPYPDSLMIGFTAKYRDGEIRFIDGEIEDAGWFSCDEIPHVPGSNSISGELVEYFMSRSRT from the coding sequence ATGATCCGTGAATGCATTCTTTCTGAACTTGACTTTTTACCCCTGTTAACACCTCCGGAAAAACAGGGAAAAGATTCTGATCATTATTTCGTATTCAAGGATCGGGAAATATTACTCATATCCGACGAAGACAGCATTTTTTTGCCGTCAGCAGATCATCTGTCATCTCTTGGTGTCGATCTTCAAAGAGAACAGTATCTTGGTGAGTTCCGGAATTCTTCATGTTTTGCAGCTAAAATTGCAGACGATTTTGCAGAGAATGACAGTATCATATTTGAGGATCTCAGAAAACTGCCCGGAATTATCGGAGAATCTATGGCAGCTGTGGCAGGGAGGGCTGTACATCTGCTTGAATGGGACTTCAACACCCTTTACTGTGGACGATGTAGTACCGCAACCTTCAGGAAAGAAGATGAGAGAGCCAAACAATGTCCTGATTGCGGTCTGCTTTTCTTCCCGAAGATCTCTCCTGCTATTATCGTTATGATCGAGAAGGATGACAGGATCCTTATGGCAAGATCACCTCATTTCCCCTCAGGTCGTTATGGTCTGATAGCTGGTTTTGTGGAACCCGGTGAGTCCATTGAAGAGGCTGTTGTCAGGGAAGTTATGGAAGAGGTGGGCCTCTGTATTACAGATATCTCATATTTTGGTAGTCAACCATGGCCGTATCCTGATTCCTTAATGATCGGGTTCACAGCAAAATACAGAGATGGGGAGATTCGTTTTATTGATGGAGAGATAGAAGATGCCGGGTGGTTTAGCTGTGACGAGATACCACATGTCCCTGGGAGTAACAGCATATCTGGAGAACTTGTGGAATATTTTATGTCCAGAAGTCGAACATAA
- a CDS encoding thioredoxin family protein — protein sequence MNEDDFNESDVIEATDENWEELIENQEKPMVVMFYLPTCAHCKDIEPYFRQYATEFRDSCTFIRMNGLLSARTARRYAVRATPTFKFFCRGKPIKEEVGMVYPSILRKSIEDLVRHGNECVLHTTPMPDEVSPYE from the coding sequence ATGAATGAAGATGATTTTAACGAATCGGATGTAATCGAAGCAACTGACGAGAACTGGGAAGAACTCATTGAGAATCAGGAAAAACCAATGGTTGTTATGTTCTATCTTCCGACATGTGCCCATTGTAAGGATATAGAACCTTATTTCAGACAATATGCAACTGAATTCCGGGATTCATGTACATTCATAAGGATGAACGGCCTGCTTAGTGCCAGAACTGCAAGGCGATATGCTGTCAGGGCAACTCCGACATTCAAGTTCTTCTGCCGCGGAAAGCCCATAAAGGAAGAAGTGGGTATGGTCTATCCATCCATACTTCGAAAATCAATTGAGGACCTGGTAAGGCACGGTAACGAATGTGTACTACACACAACTCCAATGCCCGATGAGGTTTCTCCCTACGAGTAA
- a CDS encoding 2-oxoacid:acceptor oxidoreductase family protein: protein MAEKIIKSAGLYPEFPRKGGAAPTATHYCPGCGHGIIHKLIGEAMSDLEIQDRSIMISPVGCAVFAYYYFDCGNLQVAHGRAPAVGTGSSRAEDDAVVIAYQGDGDLASIGLNETMQAANRGEKIAVFFVNNTVYGMTGGQMAPTTLIGEKTVTCPDGRDPRFAGYPLHMCEILDNLKAPVFIERVSISDISHIRKARKAIKKALEIQRDGKGYAFVEILSTCPTNLRQDAEQSTRFVNEEMEKEFPLGNFRDLSAETEPLKRGVSDFSRESVDKLFNLETESSPDAVHDPDFPQVKVKAAGFGGQGVLSMGLTIAHAGCNARRFVSWYPSYGPEQRGGTSNCSVVISGDSIGSPVVYTPDILVAMNQPSLEKFAGDVKEGGVILYDSTIGECEIPEGVRGIAVPAIKIAEEAGSGKAANTVMLGVMLALGVTGLSEDDFRSAIAETFSKKPKLVSLNHDVLDAAVTWAKENV from the coding sequence ATGGCTGAGAAAATAATTAAGAGCGCAGGTCTGTATCCCGAATTCCCGCGTAAGGGAGGTGCAGCACCAACTGCAACTCACTACTGTCCCGGCTGCGGACACGGTATTATCCACAAGCTCATAGGTGAGGCAATGTCAGATCTTGAGATACAGGACCGCTCCATTATGATAAGTCCTGTAGGTTGTGCTGTCTTTGCTTATTATTACTTTGACTGTGGCAATCTCCAGGTTGCTCACGGAAGGGCACCTGCTGTTGGAACCGGTTCATCCCGAGCAGAAGATGATGCGGTGGTGATTGCCTATCAGGGAGACGGCGATCTTGCATCCATTGGACTCAATGAGACCATGCAGGCTGCAAACCGTGGTGAGAAGATTGCAGTATTCTTTGTTAACAACACGGTGTATGGAATGACAGGCGGTCAGATGGCACCGACCACACTGATCGGTGAGAAGACCGTGACCTGTCCTGACGGCAGGGACCCAAGATTTGCAGGTTATCCGCTTCACATGTGCGAGATTCTGGACAACCTCAAAGCTCCCGTTTTCATTGAAAGGGTCTCGATATCTGATATATCACACATAAGAAAAGCCAGGAAAGCTATCAAAAAGGCTCTTGAGATACAGCGTGACGGCAAGGGTTATGCCTTTGTGGAGATACTGTCAACCTGTCCCACAAACTTAAGGCAGGATGCGGAACAGAGTACCCGTTTTGTGAACGAGGAAATGGAAAAGGAATTCCCGCTTGGTAATTTCAGGGACCTCTCGGCAGAGACAGAACCACTGAAAAGAGGTGTAAGTGATTTCTCCAGGGAGTCAGTTGACAAATTATTCAACCTTGAAACAGAATCATCACCTGATGCAGTGCATGATCCGGATTTCCCTCAGGTGAAGGTAAAGGCTGCAGGTTTTGGTGGTCAGGGAGTACTGAGTATGGGACTTACCATTGCGCATGCAGGATGTAACGCAAGGCGTTTTGTTTCATGGTATCCTTCCTACGGACCCGAGCAGAGGGGAGGTACTTCCAACTGTTCCGTGGTCATATCAGGCGACTCCATAGGTTCCCCTGTTGTTTACACACCTGATATACTTGTAGCCATGAACCAGCCATCACTCGAGAAGTTCGCAGGTGATGTGAAAGAAGGTGGAGTTATTCTCTACGACTCGACCATCGGTGAGTGTGAAATTCCCGAAGGTGTCAGGGGAATAGCAGTACCTGCAATCAAAATAGCAGAAGAAGCAGGCTCTGGCAAGGCTGCAAACACTGTAATGCTCGGTGTTATGCTGGCTCTCGGGGTCACAGGTCTTTCAGAGGATGATTTCAGGTCCGCGATTGCCGAAACATTCTCCAAAAAGCCAAAGCTTGTTTCTTTGAACCATGATGTGCTGGATGCAGCAGTTACTTGGGCAAAGGAAAATGTATAA
- a CDS encoding 3-methyl-2-oxobutanoate dehydrogenase subunit VorB, which translates to MATQLVKGNTAAVIGALYAGCDCYFGYPITPASEILQEASKYFPQVGRKFVQAESEEAAINMVYGAASAGHRVMTASSGPGISLKQEGISYLAGSELPCVIVDIMRAGPGLGNIGPEQGDYSQVVKGGGHGNYRNIVLAPNSVQEMCDMVIKGFDLAFKYRNPVFVLADGVLGQMVESIQFPEKSVHLEIDTSWAVNGTAETRENLVTSIFLDFNLLEDFNYKIQEKYATIREKEVDYEDYMTEDASIILVSYGISSRICRSAVDQARKEGLKVGLFRPRTLFPFPEKELRDIADSRDCTFVSVEMSNGQMQEDIQLAVGCDREVELVNRMGGNLITMDQVMEKIRDIAAREE; encoded by the coding sequence GTGGCAACACAATTAGTTAAAGGAAATACGGCGGCAGTTATCGGTGCCCTGTATGCGGGTTGCGACTGTTATTTCGGCTATCCCATCACTCCCGCAAGTGAGATCCTGCAGGAAGCCTCCAAATACTTCCCACAGGTGGGAAGAAAGTTCGTGCAGGCCGAATCAGAGGAAGCTGCCATCAATATGGTATACGGTGCAGCATCAGCCGGACACAGGGTAATGACTGCATCCTCCGGTCCGGGTATCAGTCTGAAACAGGAAGGTATCTCCTATCTCGCAGGCTCGGAGCTTCCATGTGTAATAGTTGATATCATGCGTGCAGGTCCGGGTCTTGGTAATATCGGACCCGAGCAGGGAGATTACAGCCAGGTCGTCAAAGGAGGAGGTCACGGTAATTACAGAAACATCGTGCTTGCTCCAAACTCCGTGCAGGAAATGTGCGATATGGTGATCAAGGGCTTTGACCTTGCCTTCAAGTACAGGAACCCGGTTTTCGTGCTTGCGGATGGTGTGCTTGGCCAGATGGTGGAATCCATACAGTTCCCGGAAAAGTCAGTGCATCTCGAGATAGATACTTCGTGGGCCGTAAACGGTACCGCTGAAACAAGAGAGAATCTTGTTACATCCATCTTCCTTGACTTCAACCTGCTTGAGGATTTTAACTATAAGATACAGGAGAAGTATGCAACTATCAGGGAAAAGGAAGTTGACTATGAGGATTACATGACAGAAGATGCCTCCATCATCCTCGTTTCCTACGGAATCAGCAGCCGTATATGCAGGTCTGCTGTGGACCAGGCAAGGAAAGAAGGTCTTAAAGTGGGTCTTTTCAGGCCAAGGACCCTCTTCCCGTTCCCGGAAAAGGAACTCAGGGACATTGCCGATTCAAGGGATTGTACCTTTGTGTCCGTGGAAATGAGCAACGGACAGATGCAGGAGGATATTCAGCTTGCTGTGGGTTGTGACAGGGAAGTTGAACTTGTAAACCGCATGGGTGGAAATCTCATAACAATGGACCAGGTTATGGAAAAGATACGTGACATTGCTGCAAGGGAGGAGTGA
- a CDS encoding 4Fe-4S dicluster domain-containing protein, translated as MSDLQEKKEPYPVINIIECKACGRCIVACPKDLLKLSDDLNERGYHYVEYAGEGCTGCANCYYTCPEPLAIEIHIPVKEK; from the coding sequence ATGTCAGATCTTCAGGAAAAAAAGGAACCTTACCCGGTTATCAATATTATTGAGTGTAAGGCATGCGGTCGTTGCATAGTTGCATGCCCTAAAGACCTTCTTAAATTAAGTGACGATCTCAACGAAAGAGGCTATCACTATGTGGAGTATGCAGGTGAGGGTTGCACGGGCTGTGCAAACTGTTACTATACATGTCCCGAGCCACTCGCAATAGAGATCCACATTCCCGTAAAAGAAAAATAA
- a CDS encoding AMP-binding protein produces the protein MASLLNRYVSQTDFDSYEDFKQNFRINIPDNFNFAYDVVDVYAEEQPEKKALGINIPDNFNFAYDVVDVYAEEQPEKKALVWCDDNGDERIFNFKDLAEYSNKAANILKKFGIKKGDSVMLMLKSRYEFWFCLLGLHRIGATAVPATHMLTKKDIVYRVERGNISMVICAPDVNVLDYVDEAYDEVSSILRTRIAIGMKRDGWISFEEELEAESAEFERPVGEEATDNDDILLNYFSSGTTGFPKMVLHKFTYPLAHIITAKYWQNVEDGGLHYTVADSGWAKCEWGKIYGQWIAGSAVFVYDYERFAADRMLDNAIKYGVTTFCAPPTIYRFLIREDLSKYDFSNLKYCVTAGEPLNPEVYEKFLEITGLKLMEGFGQTETVVTLATYPWLEPKPGSMGQPSPEYSIELLNAEGKPAEVGEEGEIVIHTSFGNPPGIFTGYGSEPERTAAVWHDGYYHTGDMAWKDEDGYFWFVGRADDIIKTSGYRVGPFEVESALIEHPAVLECAITGVPDPIRGQIIKATIVLTKNYTASEELKKELQDHVKKVTAPYKYPRAIEFVTELPKTISGKIRRVEIRDHDKEPQ, from the coding sequence ATGGCTTCATTACTTAACAGGTATGTATCACAGACAGACTTTGATTCATACGAAGATTTTAAACAGAATTTCAGGATCAATATCCCGGACAATTTCAATTTTGCATATGATGTTGTCGATGTATATGCAGAGGAACAGCCGGAGAAAAAAGCACTAGGGATCAATATCCCGGACAATTTCAATTTTGCATATGATGTTGTCGATGTATATGCAGAGGAACAGCCGGAGAAAAAAGCACTAGTCTGGTGCGATGACAATGGCGATGAAAGAATATTCAACTTCAAGGACCTGGCGGAATACAGCAACAAAGCCGCGAATATCTTGAAGAAGTTCGGCATCAAGAAAGGTGACAGTGTCATGCTTATGCTCAAAAGCAGGTATGAGTTCTGGTTCTGTCTGCTTGGACTGCACAGGATCGGTGCCACAGCCGTCCCTGCCACCCACATGCTCACAAAGAAGGACATCGTCTACAGGGTGGAGCGAGGCAATATCAGTATGGTGATCTGTGCACCTGATGTAAATGTGCTGGACTACGTTGATGAGGCTTACGATGAAGTAAGCTCTATCCTCAGGACAAGGATCGCAATTGGCATGAAAAGAGACGGATGGATCTCCTTCGAGGAAGAACTCGAAGCTGAATCTGCTGAATTTGAAAGACCTGTTGGTGAGGAAGCTACAGACAATGATGACATATTGCTGAACTATTTCTCATCCGGTACCACAGGCTTCCCGAAGATGGTACTTCACAAGTTCACATATCCTCTGGCACATATCATTACCGCCAAGTACTGGCAGAATGTGGAGGACGGCGGACTGCATTACACAGTAGCGGATTCCGGATGGGCAAAATGTGAATGGGGAAAGATCTACGGCCAGTGGATCGCAGGAAGTGCTGTTTTTGTCTATGATTATGAAAGATTCGCTGCTGACAGGATGCTGGATAATGCCATAAAGTACGGTGTCACAACCTTCTGCGCACCCCCGACAATTTATCGCTTCCTTATCAGGGAGGACCTGAGTAAATATGATTTCAGCAACCTGAAGTATTGTGTGACAGCAGGAGAACCGCTGAACCCTGAAGTGTATGAAAAGTTCCTGGAGATCACAGGCCTTAAACTCATGGAAGGTTTCGGACAGACTGAGACCGTCGTTACCCTGGCTACATATCCCTGGCTTGAACCAAAGCCCGGTTCTATGGGACAACCTTCACCCGAGTACAGCATAGAGCTGCTCAATGCAGAAGGAAAGCCTGCCGAGGTCGGAGAGGAAGGCGAGATTGTGATCCACACAAGCTTTGGAAATCCTCCCGGGATATTTACAGGATACGGCTCAGAACCTGAGAGAACAGCAGCTGTCTGGCATGACGGTTATTACCATACCGGTGACATGGCATGGAAGGACGAGGACGGCTATTTCTGGTTCGTTGGAAGGGCCGATGATATTATAAAGACCTCAGGTTACAGGGTCGGTCCCTTTGAAGTTGAGAGTGCACTGATCGAGCACCCTGCTGTACTCGAATGTGCCATCACAGGTGTTCCCGATCCTATCAGGGGTCAGATCATCAAGGCCACCATAGTTCTTACAAAGAACTATACCGCAAGCGAGGAGCTGAAAAAGGAACTTCAGGACCATGTCAAGAAGGTAACAGCTCCTTACAAGTACCCGCGCGCCATCGAGTTTGTCACAGAGCTTCCAAAGACTATCAGTGGTAAGATAAGACGAGTGGAGATACGTGACCACGATAAAGAGCCGCAATAA
- a CDS encoding helix-turn-helix domain-containing protein — protein sequence MQEKIKEIASRVRELREICGISPEKMAELVDVPADVYGKYENAEEDMPASVLFEIAQHLNVDMTVLLTGEDPRMHVFTVTRKDKGVSVDRRSDYKYQNLAANFIHKKAEPFVVKVEPKSGDSKPSMNSHPGQEFDYVLEGTLKIVIHNNEIILEEGDSIFFDSGYDHCMQAVGGKPAKFLAVIL from the coding sequence ATGCAGGAAAAAATAAAAGAAATCGCATCCCGTGTCCGGGAGTTACGTGAGATATGTGGTATCTCACCCGAAAAGATGGCAGAGCTTGTGGACGTACCAGCCGATGTATACGGCAAGTATGAAAATGCTGAAGAGGACATGCCTGCAAGTGTCCTTTTTGAGATCGCCCAGCATCTGAATGTGGATATGACCGTGCTGCTCACCGGCGAGGATCCCAGGATGCATGTGTTCACAGTTACCAGGAAGGACAAAGGAGTAAGTGTCGACAGGCGCAGTGACTATAAGTACCAGAACCTGGCTGCAAACTTCATCCATAAAAAGGCTGAGCCCTTTGTCGTAAAGGTAGAACCAAAATCCGGGGATTCAAAACCATCTATGAACTCCCATCCCGGACAGGAGTTCGATTATGTGCTTGAAGGGACCCTGAAGATCGTTATCCACAACAATGAGATCATCCTTGAAGAAGGAGATTCGATCTTCTTTGATTCAGGCTATGATCACTGCATGCAGGCAGTAGGTGGAAAACCGGCAAAGTTCCTAGCAGTTATTTTATGA